Proteins from one Pyrobaculum neutrophilum V24Sta genomic window:
- the radA gene encoding DNA repair and recombination protein RadA has translation MSSRKKKDAEVAQASVEVNPDLDVEELEGVGRVTGAKLKERGFFTVRDVAFASVKELAEVVGNEERALQIVEAARKMLGLHSFVSALEVYERRKTIRRISTGVKALDELLGGGIETRAVTEVAGEFGSGKTQLCHQLAVMVQLPEERGGLGAKAIYIDTENTFRPERIMQIAKARGLDPDQALNNIFYARAYSSDHQMILVDQAKSIIKQNNVALLVVDSVIAHFRSEFPGRENLAERQQKLNKHVADLLRLADAYDVAVVITNQVMAQPDVFFGNPLRPAGGNILAHGATYRLWLRKSKENIRIAKIFDSPYHPEGEVSFRITEEGLVD, from the coding sequence GTGTCTTCTAGGAAGAAGAAAGACGCCGAGGTGGCTCAAGCGTCTGTGGAGGTCAACCCAGACCTCGACGTGGAGGAGCTGGAGGGGGTGGGGAGGGTTACTGGGGCTAAGCTGAAGGAGAGGGGGTTCTTCACGGTTAGAGATGTGGCTTTCGCCTCTGTTAAAGAGCTGGCTGAGGTTGTGGGGAACGAGGAGAGAGCGCTCCAGATCGTGGAGGCGGCTAGGAAGATGCTTGGCCTCCACTCCTTCGTCTCCGCGCTTGAGGTGTATGAGAGGAGGAAGACGATTAGGCGTATATCGACCGGCGTGAAGGCCCTCGACGAGCTGCTGGGCGGGGGCATCGAGACGCGCGCCGTGACCGAGGTGGCTGGGGAGTTCGGCTCTGGTAAGACACAGCTGTGCCACCAACTCGCCGTCATGGTGCAGTTGCCCGAGGAGAGGGGCGGCCTCGGCGCAAAGGCCATATACATCGACACCGAGAACACCTTCCGCCCAGAGCGTATAATGCAGATAGCGAAGGCCAGGGGGCTGGACCCCGACCAAGCCCTCAACAACATATTCTACGCCAGAGCCTACTCCTCGGACCACCAGATGATCCTGGTGGATCAAGCCAAGTCCATAATCAAGCAGAACAACGTGGCGCTCCTCGTGGTAGACTCCGTCATCGCCCACTTCAGATCCGAGTTCCCGGGAAGGGAGAACTTGGCCGAAAGGCAACAGAAGCTCAACAAACACGTGGCTGACCTCCTACGTCTGGCGGACGCCTACGACGTGGCCGTGGTGATTACGAACCAGGTGATGGCTCAGCCGGACGTCTTCTTTGGAAACCCGCTGAGGCCAGCCGGCGGCAACATCTTGGCACACGGCGCTACCTACCGCCTCTGGCTAAGGAAGTCGAAGGAAAACATCAGAATCGCCAAGATCTTCGACAGCCCATACCACCCAGAGGGCGAGGTGTCGTTTAGGATCACCGAGGAGGGCCTTGTGGACTAG
- a CDS encoding helix-turn-helix transcriptional regulator, translated as MLTAVLLVAQIAALLIAIYAGRSKLRRLINGAQNAAPPAEPLADDLPDIDRAILRLLEERQGVVYQSEIVKELGLPKSTVHKALRRLSEAGYVEIQKRGRLNLVVLKRATSEASAT; from the coding sequence ATGTTAACTGCCGTGCTTCTCGTAGCTCAGATAGCGGCTTTACTTATAGCGATATACGCAGGCAGGTCAAAGCTGAGGAGGCTTATAAACGGCGCTCAAAACGCCGCGCCTCCTGCGGAGCCGCTGGCCGACGATCTGCCGGATATAGACAGGGCTATCCTGAGGCTGTTGGAGGAGCGCCAGGGGGTGGTCTACCAGAGCGAGATAGTCAAAGAGTTGGGCCTCCCCAAGAGCACCGTACATAAGGCGCTGCGGAGGCTCAGCGAGGCTGGATACGTGGAGATACAGAAGAGGGGCCGGCTCAACCTCGTGGTGCTGAAGAGGGCTACCTCAGAGGCCTCAGCAACTTGA
- a CDS encoding ATP-grasp domain-containing protein: protein MDVAIVAESQTPDEPTRDIYFEVKRRGLSVRYIPIQRLSVKIAGGAATVESRRGRVDASVVVVRGLGYVIDSNTLMRRVAALKILEREGAVAINPVDALLSSRNKLETIYVLSKAGIPVPPTVATEDLYYGYVSVKDLGKVVVKPIQGSRGYGAMMFEDPEQAFQVMRTLLIAKNPLYIQKYVEKPNRDIRVIVVDGRPIGCMYRISNSWKTNIAQGAVGAPCKTTPELEEIAVKATEALGLVYSGVDIGEGAEGYVVFEVNASPDWRGFKQATGINPAVHLADYIQRAVRK from the coding sequence ATGGACGTCGCCATCGTGGCTGAGTCGCAAACCCCCGACGAGCCGACAAGGGATATATATTTCGAGGTAAAGAGGAGGGGTCTCTCGGTGCGGTACATACCTATACAGAGGCTCTCCGTCAAAATCGCCGGGGGGGCGGCTACTGTGGAAAGCAGGAGAGGCCGCGTCGACGCGTCGGTGGTCGTAGTCAGGGGGCTGGGCTACGTCATAGATTCCAACACCCTCATGAGGAGGGTTGCGGCTTTGAAGATACTGGAGAGGGAGGGGGCCGTCGCCATAAACCCCGTGGATGCTCTGTTGAGCTCCAGGAACAAGCTGGAGACCATATATGTTTTGAGCAAAGCCGGCATACCGGTGCCCCCCACCGTCGCCACGGAGGACCTCTACTACGGCTACGTCTCCGTCAAAGACCTGGGCAAGGTGGTGGTGAAGCCGATACAGGGTAGCCGGGGCTACGGCGCTATGATGTTTGAAGACCCCGAGCAGGCCTTCCAGGTCATGCGGACGCTCCTCATCGCCAAGAACCCGCTATATATCCAGAAGTATGTGGAGAAGCCGAATAGGGATATCAGAGTAATCGTGGTAGACGGGCGGCCTATAGGATGTATGTACAGGATATCCAACAGCTGGAAGACCAACATAGCCCAGGGGGCCGTGGGGGCGCCCTGCAAGACCACGCCGGAGCTTGAGGAAATCGCCGTGAAGGCCACGGAGGCGCTGGGGCTGGTGTACTCCGGCGTTGACATAGGCGAGGGGGCGGAGGGCTACGTGGTTTTTGAGGTAAACGCGAGCCCCGACTGGAGGGGGTTTAAGCAGGCCACCGGGATAAACCCCGCCGTCCACCTGGCGGATTACATACAGAGGGCCGTCAGGAAATAA
- a CDS encoding NAD(P)/FAD-dependent oxidoreductase — protein sequence MRVAVVGAGPAGLSFASRFGDADVYEEHHEVGLPRHCTSLVGGGAARRAQLPNGVVLNQYRELLITDLQGHSIRFKLRDPVLLLDRPGLEQKLAEGVPRIHLGRKVVDIRGGYIHTADGSRRGPYDYIVVAEGAARRISRAYGHVVRLPGLQIDVRSDVGLHGITVVYNQRLSRAYFAWIVELDRGLYRVGLADLCCTVEKLNKLVKLVGGRPAGKPFGGGVLAGPPLRRLVEGRAVLVGDAAGLVKPLSGGGIALAVKSGRLAAEALAEGRPEGYEESTAALRLRLRAAFAAFRALYGWRLVDRLLRLLDGGEYVAVDYDDHVKTLAVAALLDRRSLKAGVELLRYLASNRYALHLI from the coding sequence GTGCGCGTGGCAGTAGTCGGCGCGGGTCCGGCGGGGCTCTCCTTCGCCTCCAGATTCGGAGACGCCGACGTCTACGAAGAACACCACGAGGTGGGGCTCCCCCGACACTGCACAAGCCTAGTGGGCGGCGGGGCGGCGCGGAGAGCCCAGCTGCCAAACGGCGTTGTCCTTAACCAATACAGGGAGCTGTTGATCACCGACCTCCAGGGGCACTCCATCCGCTTCAAGCTGAGAGACCCAGTGTTGCTCCTCGACAGGCCGGGGCTTGAGCAGAAGCTCGCCGAGGGGGTACCCCGGATACACTTAGGCAGAAAGGTGGTAGACATCAGAGGGGGGTATATACACACCGCCGACGGCTCTAGACGCGGCCCCTACGACTACATAGTGGTTGCGGAGGGCGCGGCGAGGAGGATCTCCAGAGCCTACGGGCACGTGGTTAGGTTGCCGGGGCTCCAGATAGACGTGAGAAGCGACGTCGGGCTCCACGGCATCACTGTGGTGTACAACCAGAGGCTCTCCAGGGCCTACTTCGCCTGGATAGTGGAACTCGACAGAGGTCTCTACAGGGTGGGGTTGGCCGACTTGTGTTGCACCGTGGAGAAGCTGAACAAGCTGGTCAAGCTGGTGGGTGGCCGACCCGCGGGGAAGCCCTTCGGAGGGGGCGTCCTGGCGGGGCCTCCGCTGAGGCGTCTAGTGGAGGGGAGAGCCGTGTTGGTGGGAGACGCGGCCGGGCTCGTCAAACCTCTCAGCGGCGGGGGGATAGCGCTGGCAGTAAAAAGCGGCCGTCTCGCGGCTGAGGCCCTGGCGGAGGGGAGGCCCGAAGGCTACGAGGAGTCAACGGCCGCCCTAAGGCTCAGGCTTAGGGCCGCCTTCGCCGCGTTTAGAGCGCTGTACGGTTGGCGGCTGGTGGACCGCCTCCTCCGCCTGCTAGACGGCGGAGAGTACGTGGCGGTCGACTACGACGACCATGTAAAAACGCTGGCCGTAGCCGCGTTGCTAGACCGCAGATCCTTAAAAGCTGGGGTGGAGCTCCTCAGATATCTAGCGAGTAATCGCTATGCTCTTCATCTCATCTAG
- a CDS encoding RsmD family RNA methyltransferase, whose product MGPVITPVVSRWQIEDLGRREKAVSFDLEISRSEVEYLGGRARFVYGGVEYEISLDDLPEVDGESCEVFALVGGRWVELSIAASRFYKLCVFKRGWAPTLMIDGITMHSVLENPLSVTAKKIERAWGRVFECCTGLGYTAIEALRRGARHVVTVEIDLNVLALAAYNPYSRGLWSPQVDLAVGDCLSFAEAARDGAFDYVLHDPPRLSHATQRLYSESLYREFYRLLRRGGGLFHYVSQSGVKYRGLNPYKGVVERLRRAGFVVDRVKEGYGVYARKR is encoded by the coding sequence GTGGGGCCCGTCATAACGCCCGTGGTGTCGAGATGGCAGATTGAGGACCTCGGCAGACGTGAAAAGGCCGTGTCGTTTGACCTAGAGATCTCTAGGTCCGAGGTGGAGTACCTCGGCGGTAGAGCCCGTTTCGTCTACGGCGGTGTGGAGTACGAGATCTCGTTGGACGATCTGCCGGAGGTCGACGGCGAGAGCTGCGAGGTCTTTGCCCTAGTGGGCGGGAGGTGGGTCGAGCTGTCTATCGCGGCGTCGAGGTTCTACAAGCTCTGCGTGTTTAAGAGAGGTTGGGCCCCGACGTTGATGATAGACGGCATCACCATGCACAGCGTCTTGGAAAACCCGCTCTCCGTAACCGCCAAGAAGATAGAGCGGGCGTGGGGCCGCGTCTTCGAGTGTTGCACTGGGCTTGGCTACACGGCGATTGAGGCGCTGAGGAGGGGGGCCCGCCATGTGGTGACCGTGGAGATCGACTTAAACGTGCTGGCGTTGGCCGCGTACAACCCCTACAGCAGAGGTCTGTGGTCTCCTCAGGTGGATCTGGCGGTGGGGGATTGCTTGAGCTTCGCCGAGGCCGCTAGAGACGGGGCCTTCGACTATGTACTGCACGACCCGCCGCGGCTGAGCCACGCGACGCAACGGCTCTACTCGGAGTCTCTCTACCGCGAGTTCTACAGACTACTGAGGAGGGGCGGCGGGCTTTTCCACTACGTGAGCCAAAGCGGCGTGAAGTACAGAGGGCTTAACCCGTACAAGGGGGTCGTGGAGAGGCTGAGGCGCGCCGGCTTTGTGGTAGATAGGGTGAAGGAGGGCTATGGCGTTTACGCGAGGAAGCGCTAG
- a CDS encoding HD domain-containing protein gives MQYRKAIRDPIHGFIKLTEEEVKLIDGEPLIQRLRYVKQLGFVYLVYPTATHTRFDHSLGVMHIATLIGERILQQLGSLDEEALRHLRVAALLHDIGHLPFSHSFEVLTRELLHMAAKRGCVDVDLALFDVGKPHEVTTRLLLEKLGPRLSELGYSPELVKELLFEGGGRYAPLGVILSGVLDADRLDYIMRDMYFTGAAVGTSFTHIDLERVIENLEVVGGRLQFNEKARVNLEGYLITRYNLYRHVYLHHKTVLFTEIARNILADNIARCSDGGGDGAVCQYLCDLAKFVAGQAEGEVVWKATDDYFVSVFSRDPRFRDLLSRRPPQYVALWKREKDFIEVFRDPARINEVVDRLGPLHWALVDRLRKKLVERLNVELGGGCGLSYEDVIISYVSFDPYAEDLYISTAMGPIAISKISPLVEAVNEAWRRAPHVFLYVRKEALERCGGEALESLKSFLEPLMELAVRRISA, from the coding sequence GTGCAGTATAGAAAAGCCATTAGGGACCCCATCCACGGCTTCATAAAGCTGACGGAGGAGGAGGTTAAGCTGATCGATGGAGAGCCGCTTATCCAGAGGCTTAGGTATGTAAAACAGCTGGGCTTCGTCTACCTGGTCTACCCGACTGCCACCCACACCAGATTCGACCACAGCCTCGGCGTGATGCACATCGCCACCTTAATCGGCGAGAGGATACTTCAGCAGCTGGGGTCGTTAGACGAGGAGGCGCTGAGGCATCTGCGGGTCGCCGCCCTGCTCCACGACATCGGCCACCTCCCCTTCTCCCACTCCTTCGAGGTTTTGACGAGGGAGCTGTTGCACATGGCGGCGAAGAGGGGGTGCGTCGACGTGGATCTAGCTCTGTTCGACGTGGGGAAGCCGCATGAGGTGACGACGAGACTTCTCCTGGAGAAGCTGGGGCCGAGGCTGTCGGAGCTTGGGTACAGCCCGGAGCTCGTCAAGGAGCTCCTCTTCGAGGGGGGCGGGAGGTATGCGCCTCTCGGCGTTATACTATCCGGCGTGTTAGACGCAGACAGGCTGGACTACATAATGCGCGACATGTATTTCACGGGGGCCGCGGTGGGCACCAGCTTCACCCACATAGACCTGGAGAGGGTCATCGAAAACCTGGAGGTGGTCGGCGGGAGGCTCCAGTTCAACGAGAAGGCCAGGGTGAACCTGGAGGGGTACCTCATAACTAGGTACAACCTATACCGGCACGTCTATCTACACCACAAGACCGTGCTGTTTACAGAGATCGCGCGGAACATCCTCGCGGACAACATAGCGAGGTGTTCAGACGGCGGGGGAGACGGCGCTGTGTGCCAGTACCTGTGCGATCTGGCTAAGTTCGTCGCAGGTCAGGCAGAGGGCGAGGTGGTGTGGAAGGCCACGGACGACTACTTCGTCTCGGTCTTCTCCAGAGACCCCAGGTTCAGGGATCTTCTCTCTAGGAGGCCGCCGCAGTACGTCGCTTTGTGGAAGAGGGAGAAGGACTTCATAGAGGTCTTCAGGGACCCGGCCAGGATCAACGAGGTGGTGGATAGGCTGGGGCCTCTCCACTGGGCTCTCGTGGATAGGCTGAGGAAGAAGCTAGTGGAGAGGCTTAACGTGGAGCTGGGGGGCGGATGTGGCCTGTCGTATGAAGACGTCATAATCTCCTACGTTAGCTTTGATCCCTACGCCGAAGATTTGTACATATCCACCGCCATGGGCCCCATAGCGATTTCGAAGATCTCTCCGCTTGTGGAGGCGGTAAACGAGGCTTGGAGGAGGGCGCCTCACGTGTTCCTCTACGTGAGGAAGGAGGCGCTGGAGAGGTGCGGCGGCGAGGCGCTGGAGAGCCTCAAATCGTTTCTGGAGCCTCTGATGGAGTTGGCGGTGAGGAGGATCTCAGCTTAG
- a CDS encoding M24 family metallopeptidase: protein MNNVGKLVKAFAGRYRYLILTRSPNLAYAVGMPDALGLVLDLETGHSTLYVSRLDYARASAFAEVDKVVAVASAEIPPRRPGEELVVASSLSDVLRQVSQGGAAASDNKELGVDVSAEIAELRAAKEEWEVEMMREALKIAEGAYVKLAELRLIGMRERDVAALIYKWFLEEGADGVAFDPIVASGPNGAYPHYRFGDRKIAYGDYVVVDIGAKRGVYCSDITRTLAVGQGGALRDAVYAVYEAVKAAEKVAREGAAAAEVDKAARDVIAEYGFGQYFIHSTGHGVGVEVHEPPRLYAASRDVLKRGHVVTIEPGVYIEGVGGVRIEDMVYINGGAAVLNRLPHIL from the coding sequence ATGAACAACGTGGGCAAGCTCGTAAAAGCCTTCGCAGGCCGGTACAGATACCTCATCTTAACCAGGTCGCCAAATCTGGCATACGCGGTGGGGATGCCCGACGCCCTAGGCCTAGTCCTAGATCTTGAGACAGGCCACTCTACCCTCTACGTATCTCGGCTGGACTACGCACGTGCAAGCGCCTTCGCCGAGGTTGACAAGGTTGTGGCGGTGGCCTCTGCCGAGATACCGCCCCGGAGACCGGGCGAGGAGCTCGTCGTCGCCTCTAGCCTATCAGACGTCCTAAGACAGGTCTCGCAGGGGGGCGCCGCCGCGTCGGATAACAAAGAGCTTGGGGTGGACGTAAGCGCCGAGATCGCGGAGCTTAGGGCGGCCAAGGAGGAGTGGGAGGTGGAGATGATGAGGGAGGCGCTTAAAATCGCCGAAGGCGCATACGTCAAACTAGCCGAGCTGAGGCTCATAGGCATGAGGGAGCGGGACGTGGCCGCCCTCATATATAAATGGTTCCTAGAGGAGGGGGCAGACGGAGTCGCCTTCGACCCAATCGTCGCGTCGGGGCCAAACGGCGCGTATCCGCACTACAGATTCGGCGACAGGAAGATAGCCTACGGCGACTACGTTGTGGTAGACATCGGCGCGAAGAGGGGGGTCTACTGCTCAGACATCACCAGGACCTTGGCGGTGGGGCAGGGAGGCGCGTTGAGAGATGCCGTGTACGCCGTATATGAGGCCGTCAAAGCCGCTGAAAAAGTTGCGAGGGAGGGGGCGGCTGCCGCCGAGGTGGACAAGGCGGCGCGGGACGTCATCGCCGAGTACGGCTTCGGCCAATACTTCATACACTCGACGGGACACGGCGTCGGGGTGGAGGTGCACGAGCCGCCTAGGCTATACGCGGCCTCGCGAGATGTGCTCAAGAGGGGGCACGTGGTGACGATAGAGCCGGGCGTCTACATAGAGGGGGTGGGGGGCGTGAGGATAGAGGACATGGTATACATCAACGGCGGAGCCGCGGTCCTAAACAGGCTACCCCACATCCTCTAG
- a CDS encoding DUF2153 family protein: MTHKSPTSEAVLEYLESMMERLEQWVKEQERQVKELESHGDAMKTADRLELLYSAQAMLGYIARVLKDFESWLSNPVVTSVMPEDMLRRLEAMLREVAIKFVQVDIAHTSEYRELLSKFAREGKVPSVLLLYIQQRPQPPQRRRGEEGETPRFF; encoded by the coding sequence ATGACACACAAATCACCTACGTCTGAGGCCGTTCTCGAATACCTGGAGTCCATGATGGAGAGGCTAGAGCAGTGGGTCAAGGAGCAGGAGAGGCAGGTGAAGGAGCTTGAGAGCCATGGCGACGCCATGAAGACCGCGGATAGGCTTGAGCTCCTCTACTCGGCCCAGGCGATGTTGGGCTACATCGCTAGGGTGTTGAAGGACTTCGAGTCTTGGCTCAGCAACCCCGTTGTCACCTCTGTCATGCCTGAGGACATGTTGAGGAGGCTTGAGGCTATGTTGAGAGAGGTCGCCATAAAGTTCGTACAGGTGGATATAGCCCACACTAGCGAGTACAGGGAGCTACTCTCCAAGTTCGCACGCGAGGGCAAGGTGCCGAGCGTCCTCCTTTTGTACATACAGCAGAGGCCGCAGCCTCCGCAGAGGAGGAGGGGGGAGGAGGGGGAGACCCCCAGGTTCTTCTAG
- a CDS encoding DUF2070 family protein yields the protein MRAFERGYYLLFGRSGLRVALYATLLLAALAVVEGLVHHLAPLLYALYAAGLFSILLAVDRAVVNPRRSYYVAAVSTAATAALDVAFGKPPLAFALVGAIVSALVIQSLRCELPAFVLPLAFAATVYYAMGRPVLAVLALSYALVIYGLKPVIRRWAGGIDAVCMFSSFIYSVFAGDDGIEDVFRELGRVERVPLHVYLVGGRHVVVVSDFHPGPFRHIGGGSLVDVLNREVEGTGFRFTFLHGVGSHERDPVTGEGVRKIAAAVKSAVLEMTDGRPPQGVRPAEVVSGDVKIVGFSLGTAPHLAVVSRLRSASDDIPLWVAKRVNPGSYLLVDAQNKFDGVVQWLEEDVKALSEGLRVLQGSPQCRSFSVGVGKVGGEALDPLGHEIGPGGVSAIVNECDGERALLVVFDGNNLDWGLYGKIVDRYRRRGYAVVEVATTDTHRATGVGFGRGYRIVGEHIDHGKILEAVDLAVAEAERLLGPHAVSYRRVEVEAEVMGEEGFRKIQRAVRIYKRVGGLVLGAVFLAPTALVTLFA from the coding sequence ATGAGGGCCTTCGAAAGGGGCTACTACCTCCTCTTTGGGAGATCGGGCTTGAGAGTTGCCCTCTACGCCACCTTGTTGCTGGCGGCGTTGGCGGTTGTGGAGGGGCTTGTCCACCACCTGGCCCCCCTCCTCTACGCCTTGTATGCCGCGGGTCTCTTCTCCATCCTCCTGGCGGTGGATCGGGCCGTGGTTAACCCCAGGAGGTCTTACTACGTCGCCGCCGTGTCGACCGCAGCCACAGCCGCGCTAGATGTGGCCTTTGGGAAGCCGCCTCTCGCCTTCGCCCTCGTGGGGGCCATAGTCAGCGCCTTGGTGATCCAGTCGCTACGGTGCGAGCTACCGGCCTTCGTCCTGCCGCTTGCCTTCGCGGCTACTGTGTACTACGCGATGGGGCGCCCCGTGCTTGCCGTCTTGGCCTTATCCTATGCCTTAGTCATATACGGCTTGAAGCCGGTTATTCGGAGGTGGGCGGGGGGGATAGACGCCGTCTGTATGTTTTCAAGCTTCATATATTCGGTTTTCGCCGGAGACGACGGGATCGAGGACGTCTTTAGGGAGCTGGGGAGGGTGGAGAGGGTGCCTCTCCACGTCTATCTCGTGGGCGGCCGCCACGTGGTGGTTGTGTCGGACTTCCACCCAGGCCCCTTTAGGCATATCGGCGGCGGATCGCTGGTCGACGTCCTTAACAGGGAGGTGGAGGGCACCGGCTTCCGGTTTACGTTTCTACACGGCGTTGGTAGCCACGAGCGGGACCCCGTCACTGGGGAGGGCGTGAGGAAGATAGCCGCGGCTGTGAAATCGGCCGTTTTGGAGATGACGGACGGACGGCCTCCCCAGGGGGTGCGGCCCGCGGAGGTGGTCTCGGGCGACGTGAAGATCGTCGGCTTTAGCCTGGGGACCGCCCCCCACCTCGCCGTGGTGAGCAGGTTGAGGTCGGCCTCGGACGACATCCCTCTGTGGGTCGCCAAGAGGGTTAACCCCGGGAGCTATCTGCTCGTGGACGCTCAGAACAAGTTCGACGGCGTTGTCCAGTGGCTTGAGGAAGACGTGAAGGCGCTTTCCGAGGGCCTTAGGGTGTTGCAGGGATCTCCACAGTGTCGTAGCTTCTCGGTCGGGGTTGGGAAGGTGGGGGGAGAGGCTCTGGATCCTCTCGGCCACGAGATCGGCCCCGGCGGCGTTTCGGCGATTGTGAACGAATGCGATGGGGAGAGGGCTCTGCTGGTGGTGTTCGACGGGAACAACCTAGACTGGGGGCTCTACGGGAAGATCGTGGATAGATATCGGAGGCGGGGGTACGCCGTGGTTGAGGTGGCCACCACCGACACACATAGGGCCACTGGGGTTGGGTTCGGCAGGGGGTATAGGATCGTCGGCGAGCACATCGACCACGGGAAGATCTTGGAGGCCGTGGACCTAGCTGTGGCGGAGGCCGAGCGCCTCCTCGGCCCACACGCCGTCTCCTACAGAAGGGTGGAGGTGGAGGCTGAGGTGATGGGGGAGGAGGGGTTTAGGAAAATACAGCGCGCCGTGAGGATCTACAAGAGGGTTGGGGGGCTGGTGCTGGGCGCGGTCTTTCTAGCGCCTACGGCGTTGGTCACGCTGTTTGCATAA
- a CDS encoding uracil-DNA glycosylase: MEALHDAIRRCTKCPLHLHRRNAVPGEGRARLGVMVVGEAPGAAEDAEGRPFVGAAGSLLTKTLAKLGVSRDDLYITNVVKCRPPNNRTPTREEVEACLPYLLKQIELVKPRRVLALGLVSAKALLGLIGREVEKVGEVRGRCFPGRISGVELEVCVTYHPAAVLRNPNLRGRFEGDLALFLGGGLERYL, encoded by the coding sequence GTGGAGGCGCTACACGACGCCATTAGGAGGTGCACTAAGTGTCCCCTCCACCTCCACAGGAGAAACGCTGTGCCGGGCGAGGGGAGGGCGAGACTCGGCGTTATGGTCGTCGGCGAAGCGCCGGGCGCCGCCGAGGATGCCGAGGGGAGGCCCTTCGTGGGGGCGGCGGGGAGTCTACTTACGAAGACGCTGGCGAAGCTCGGCGTGTCTAGAGATGACCTCTACATCACCAACGTGGTCAAGTGTAGACCTCCCAACAACCGGACCCCCACTAGGGAGGAGGTGGAGGCTTGCCTCCCCTACCTCCTTAAGCAGATCGAGCTGGTTAAGCCCAGGAGGGTCCTAGCGCTTGGTCTCGTAAGCGCCAAGGCTCTGCTGGGGCTCATTGGCAGGGAGGTGGAGAAGGTTGGGGAGGTCAGGGGGAGGTGTTTCCCGGGCCGCATCTCTGGGGTGGAGCTGGAGGTTTGTGTGACGTATCACCCAGCCGCCGTGTTGAGGAACCCCAACCTCAGGGGGAGGTTTGAGGGGGATCTCGCGCTGTTTCTCGGCGGCGGTCTAGAGCGCTATCTCTAA
- a CDS encoding class I SAM-dependent methyltransferase yields the protein MALKRRLQGVVPPELLDKVPTSFEVVGSRGGAVAIVEIPPELEQYKHKVAEAIVGMNKHVKAVLRKMGGRTGDYRLYNFEVLIEGPTEVLHREHGYYIKVDPTKVYFSSRDQTDRLDVARRVGEGERVLYLFAGVAPYAIAIAKFAKPRLIVAVELNPWGFRYMVENFRINKIRNAVAVHGDVAEVGPLFRKKFDRVILTLPLGAYRYLPLALDCLEKGGVVHFYHTGKAEDPYREAEEIVRGVCPDCQIVGRRVVRDYAPGVYKVRVDVYKR from the coding sequence GTGGCTCTCAAACGGCGTCTCCAGGGCGTCGTCCCGCCTGAGCTACTTGACAAGGTTCCAACCTCCTTCGAGGTGGTGGGCTCCAGAGGCGGCGCGGTGGCAATCGTAGAGATACCGCCGGAGCTGGAGCAGTATAAGCACAAGGTCGCCGAGGCCATCGTTGGGATGAATAAGCATGTAAAGGCCGTGTTGAGAAAGATGGGGGGCCGCACCGGCGACTACAGGCTCTACAACTTCGAGGTGCTGATAGAGGGTCCCACGGAGGTTCTCCACAGGGAACACGGCTACTACATAAAGGTCGACCCAACCAAGGTCTACTTCTCCTCCAGAGATCAAACAGATAGGCTAGACGTGGCTAGGAGGGTGGGAGAGGGCGAGAGGGTGCTCTACCTCTTCGCGGGGGTTGCGCCTTACGCCATCGCGATAGCCAAATTCGCAAAGCCGAGGCTTATCGTGGCGGTGGAGCTCAACCCCTGGGGCTTCAGATACATGGTGGAGAACTTCCGCATCAACAAGATCAGAAACGCCGTGGCGGTCCACGGGGACGTGGCGGAGGTGGGGCCGCTCTTTAGGAAAAAGTTCGACAGGGTGATTCTGACCCTCCCCCTGGGGGCCTACAGGTACCTCCCCCTGGCTTTGGACTGCCTAGAGAAAGGAGGTGTAGTCCACTTCTACCACACGGGCAAGGCCGAGGACCCATACAGAGAGGCCGAAGAGATCGTACGGGGGGTCTGCCCAGACTGCCAGATAGTTGGGAGGAGGGTGGTTAGAGACTACGCCCCAGGCGTGTACAAGGTCAGAGTAGACGTGTATAAACGCTAG
- a CDS encoding ASCH domain-containing protein produces MVREVDLGPYLRFKQKYLEGVLSGRKRVTVRHGIVRPRFNLVYIVCCGEIYAEAFITKVYYTRLGKLGEDVAAAEGMESREELIAELKEIYGDVGEDDTVSVIYFAVVRRYERPVPLERMRKSF; encoded by the coding sequence GTGGTGCGGGAGGTCGACCTAGGCCCCTACCTGCGCTTCAAGCAGAAGTACCTAGAGGGGGTTCTCTCAGGCAGAAAACGGGTAACTGTTCGACACGGGATAGTGAGACCGCGCTTCAACTTGGTATACATAGTCTGTTGCGGGGAGATCTACGCCGAGGCCTTTATAACAAAGGTCTACTACACCAGGTTGGGGAAGCTGGGGGAGGACGTGGCCGCCGCCGAGGGGATGGAGTCTAGGGAGGAGCTCATCGCCGAGCTGAAGGAGATATACGGCGACGTTGGAGAAGACGACACGGTCTCCGTGATCTATTTCGCCGTGGTGAGGAGGTACGAGAGGCCGGTGCCTCTGGAGCGTATGCGCAAGAGTTTTTAA